The Nymphaea colorata isolate Beijing-Zhang1983 unplaced genomic scaffold, ASM883128v2 scaffold0240, whole genome shotgun sequence genomic interval AATCGGATGCTCACCACAAAATAAGGAAACTTGAACTGCCTAACCATTAGAATGTCAATTAAATATTCGCCCTTTAACAACCATTATTGGACAAACCGCCTGTTCGTTTTGAAATCCTTAAGCATGCAAGCATTTACAGAAAAGACgtgcaaaaacaaaaatagcaCGGATTAGTGACACGCAATCATAGTTAAGCTCTCTGCAGATATGTTTAGGTTTTTCACGAGTTTGACACCCATGGAAGAAACAGGGAACCTCAGTTAGATTTCATATTGAAGAACATGCATCACCTATTTATATTCAATTGAAAAAAGTACTATTTATATACTCAAAACCTACCCTTTGATTGGAGTACAGGATATCGAATGAAGCCATGAAATGGCCACAAGGCATTTACTaaatcaaaaaggaaaaagaaaggccaCGTTCATTGATTCAGTGGCGTCCTAACTACAGTACCATATTTCTACTTTCCTTATTGTTGTTGTAACCACATGACAGTGAAATTCACTCTTCATCAGCTTGTGTACAGCAAAAATTACCAAACACAATAAGAAATAATTTCAAGTGACTGAATCGCACCTTATTAACGGCAGTCAAAGCCAGACCTACAAAACATGAGGCAGAGAACAATTTATCAGAATCCTGTTCATGGAAAATCGCCATTGAATAATTCAACAACATAAAAATCTGTAAAGCCAATCTGAAAGAATTAGCCATAGAAGTATACCTTTACCAAAGCCTTTGGACATGACAAGGTTTAAATCTAGCGGTTCAGTCTCAGATGACGATTCATGCTTCACATTAACAGAACTAGCTTGGGCAGTACAGTGAACTAGACAAGCCATTTCCTCAACACTAGCAGCATTCCTTTTCCATGCAAAATTATCCTTGGAGACCAGCTGTGAGGGGGTTTGCCCAAGGGAAGCTTCAAAACCACTAGTCTCAGTATGAACCTCATTATTATTCATAGACTTTAGATAAGATGCTCTGGCCTGTTGAATGGTTGATGTCTCTGCTGCAATGTCACTGGATCTGTAACAATGTCCATGTGTGTCTTCATTCAGCAGACCAGCCCTAGCAGCCCTGCAGGAAGTAAGTTTCATCCGCGTGTCTTTCCTATCACAGGGACAAAAGGCAGGAGACACGCCAAATAATCGAAGAAAAGAATTCTGGTCAATCTTTGCATCAACTGATGACCTTTTAATGAGGCGGTCTTCCTTAGAAAAAGCCATGTCTGTCTTCTTCgtaataagaaaatgatgagTGGTTTTCGAAAATTTTGAGGGTCCACCAGGAACTCCCTCTACTTTATCCACAGTAGTGCAAACCCTTACTGTCTCCAGACCATGAAGAGAGCAAGCCGGCAGTGCATTTGAAACAGTTGTATCTGGTAGTTCTGCAATTTTGGCATCCTTAGGCATGCTTGTTTTGCCAGCTGTGAACTCCATATCAGAAAAGTTCAGCTTGAGCTTACCTTCACctcttgaaaaaagaaaatcgcCCAGGATTGGActagtaaattttttttcagtacCACTGTTTCCCTCATTGGCTGTTGCTGCCGTGCATATCCGCTTTCCAGAATCAAGAAAAGTGAAACAGCAGCCATGTTGACACTGTTTATTCTCACAGTCACATTGTTTATTCTTACAAAGAGCTGAATGAGTGCATGAAATATGACTGCTGTGGGTTTCTGTGAAGTTACATTGGCTCTTTCCATCTTTGCTGCATATAGAAGGACGCAAACTTGAAGTGTTACACTTAAATTCTGGCTTACCATGTTTTGGACCAACTGAAGCTGACTCGATAAACTCATACCTGTCCAACTTCGAATCAGACATATTATAGTTTTCACTTTCATGCTTTGCTTTCAACACTTGGCTGGACTGATCTTCCAGATCTTCGAATTGACCGTTACATGCTTTGGACACATTTGATTCTTGTCCACTACATTCTCTCACTGCCAAAGGCCATGTCTTAGTCTTACATGCTGCAATGGTGCCAAAAGATGTATCTGTTGCATGAGGTGGAGAAGATGCACTAGAAGCAGCTCCCGGATCAGTCGTCTTCTGGCAGCCCTTGAGTACTTTGTATAACATAGGAGGCTGAGTGtctaagaaaacaaaatttgcaGTAGATGAAGGAAAAAGGAGTGGAGATACGCCATGCGTAGAAATTTTACGCTGACCATCAGAATCGCGTGGCTGCTTGAAGGCTGGTGACTGATTCACTAACAGTAGCTTAGGTTGAGGGGGAAGAGTCGTGGTTTTAGGACCCCTACCGACAAGGTCACATAATTTTTCCATTCCCTTACTCTTGATGGACCGAGCCACTATGCATTCACCAGGCAGAAGAAGGCTGGGCCTTAGCTCTACAAATTCCTCTTCATCTTTCTGTATGTCCTGTTCGTCGTCTTTGCTAGCAGGCCTATCTGCTTCACAAGTTCCAGACTTACTGCAGTGTGGTCCTTGAGGCAGATTTTCAACAGAAGTTTGCTTTGATCTCCCGCTAGGAGTTGGCAACTTTGAGATGTCCTGTGATCCGTTCTCCGTGCTTGATGGCTTCCAATGAGCAAGCCACGGCAACTCCGAGAGATGTGTTGATTCTCTAGAATTTACTCCATCAGATTTGTGAGGCGTCATCTTGTTGGACTCGGAATCGTTTATAAAATGTTCCATTCTTTAAAACGGAAAATTCTCAAGCACCTTAACTAATATTTGGTAGCAATTGGCTGCTTGGCTTCCAATTTATCAAGCAGAAACCTGGATGAGGTTTGACTAGACTTCAAAGATCATGCTTCCCAGATGCAGACCAGAGTTTTTAGCTACTGGGATGGTATCTTATCTTCCACTGGCATAATCAAGGGGAAGACATGGGAAGAAAATGGAAGATTTTTGGGCAGCTGCACTCTGGTGATCAAAATAGCCTTCGCTTTGAGAACATTTGCATCAATAAGAATAATCCCTGTAAATGAGCAGAAGAAATTCGCTTGGTTAAAAGTGGATTTGAAGAACATGCACCATTAAAGGGACCACTCTCTGGAATATGAACATCCACGGAAACGTTCCAAGCAACCACCTCAGAAGAAAGAAGCCCCCACTCACATGGTAAAAGCAGTAACGCGAAAGGATCAGTTCCCGAAAGCAAATAGTgccaaacataaaaaagaaaaaagaaaaaaaaagaaccagaAGGAAGGCCGGCAGATGACACTAATATTTCGTGTTTTCAGTGAAAGCTATCTAGAGCAAAGGTAGTCTATCACCACATCTTCGAGGATGATACACATGTCGATCCCTGATTCTGTGCTCGGTGACATTACATCGAGAACTTTGAGAACGAGATAACAACAAAGAGTTGGCTTTTCATTCTCCCGTTCTTGTGTCTCCCATGTCATCAACTTAGCTACAATTGAGAGATTCCATGGGCACACAAGTGACCTCGGAAGTTCGAGAGTTCGCACCCATCAGCAgaattgttgaagaagaaaagcaagGAGAAAGGACGAGCAACAAAACAGAGTCGTGCTCTAGGGGAGGAAAGCGTAATTAGTTCACAACCCTGCAGCTTACTATGTCCAATTCCACCACCAGAGGGAGGAAGCGAAGGTGCGAGTCGGCGTGCatatcacagagagagagagagagagagggagagagagacctgaaaGGGATCAAGCCGTCCGACAGGAAGAAGATGACCACGAGgaatcaccaccaccaccaacagcagcagAAGAAGGGAACGAAAGGGAAAATCATAATCTCAGGAGATTGGAAGAAGCAGGAGCAGGTAGAACCAACAAAGGCGGGGAAGACACAGGTGGAAGGAGAAAGCGCCTGCGACCACGAACCACCGAATCTACGGCGCCTCTAAGCTCGgggggagcgagagagagagaggcgatcACAAAAAGCGAGTGGGGGGAATGGTTGAGGCAGAAGGGAGGAGCACAGATCCTTTCTCCACCTTCTCTTGTTGCACTTTTCCTCCTGCTTTCCACCCTTTTCCCCACCTCATCTTGTCCTCTCTCCCTCCTGCGTCCTCCTCATTACTTCCCAGTCACCTCCTCCATCTATCCACCCATTCCTTCCTACCGCCCTCTTTTCACAAATCTCGTTGGCAACCATCCTCTTGCTTACCTTCTCCCCCACCGAGtaccccatcttttttccactTTCATTTCTCCACGTCGAACCTTGCACGGACAACTGTTAAGTCCTGCCTCTTACAACCTGTCTCTTCTGGAGTCATCAGTAACGACGCAACCCTACAGTGTTCTTATCACTGTATTCATCTCTTAACAAATTTCCTTCTCAATCTGTGCGATCATGAGATGTTGCATTCTTCACCTCTTTCAAATGGAAATTTTCAGTATCTTTTGATAATCAGAAAACAATGAGTTCAGATATTTTCATTATTCATTTCCCTAAGTTGTTACGGGAAACCAGGAGTTCCATGACATTGAGGTTCTAATTGGAGCTAAGTCGCCCTGACTGCCTCACCACAAGCATGGCGTTCCACGAAGCCACTCTCTTGATGGTAGCAGAACCCCAGTTCTCTCTTATTCTCCAATATGTTCATGCTTGCTATTGGTGAAGAAAGTGAGAAAGCTTTCCTTGGACACAACTTCTGATCATTTTTGTACCATATGTTGATTGATAGCAAGGCTCTTTTCATGCATGAAATGGATCACACGGATACACAGTGCTCTAAAACATCCAACTTCgaagatttgaaattgaagaaaaaggtGACCACCTATTGTAAATAGCTAAAAATGGTGtgtatttcttgaaaaaaaagtttattaaagaaaagagggagataATGCAAGTGGGACGAAAATGCCCTGGAAGTGGGTGGCAACTAAGTTTGAGATAAATATCTACAAGGGCATCGTACGTAAATTCCTTATCCTCCAATCACGTGCATGGGTGGGACCCGCTTTTCCCCGGTTCTCCTCGAGCCAATAGTTCGAGAGCACACAGATGCCAATTTGCCAAAGCCAAACCAAAAAGAGAAGATGGGACCCGCTTTTGGCCTCCTATCCTATGCCCTTTTTAGGGCTTCCTCATCCTTCAAAAATATGGTGCCAGATATTTTTGAGTTCTCCAGGAGGAAGGTTGCACCGTAATAACACAGTAAAGGCAAGGGCATCTTGGTTTTTCCAAATTTCAGAAAAGCGAAAAATAATTATGTAAAAGTGTATTTTTCACCAGAGCTGTCGATCTCTTGTACAACGACAATTCGATAAAGGGatctagctttttctttttctttttctttttctttttctttggccGGATGAATGTGGTGACTTGATCTTTGTTTGTAGCTGCATATCacattttttgtggttttgagatactcgcttttgcttttattttgtgGTTTGAGATGCTCTACTAAGGAATAGACTTGAGCTTGGACCTTAATAAGAGATACAAGTTAGGATAACTGAGATTCTATACTTTTCAAATACTTGAAGGTTCGCGCGAGTTGTCCTCaccaaatgaggaaaaaaatggcGAAGAGTCTGCTTGTCGTGCTTATCAACAAGCAAAAATTGTTAAATATTTTGGTCCTTGGATCAAGTCTAGCTCCTTTGAtgagtagaaacaaaatatatatgcaaATCAATATCTCTGTATACACCATAATCTTAACTGCGTTAACAAGTAAATGTAGCTTCCTTACAGTTTGTCAACTTTGTCTTCGGATCTGCACATTTGTCTGCTTATGGTGAAAGATTCTTGTCTATACTGGACTTAAACTTCCCAAGCTCCACAGAATGTGAGCCTGAGCTTGGAGAAAGAAGCAGCAGCAAAGCCACTCAGTTGCTGATAAGGTTAAGGCACTGTGAAGAGTGGTAAATGAAAGCTGAATAAGGATTACAACAGTTCAACAAGTATTCAATTATCAATTAATGGCTTCTGCATGGCAGATTAATTGATTACAACAGTTCAAGAAGTATTCAACTATCAATTAATGGCTTCTGCATGGCAGATTCATTAGTGTACAGTTTAGGACTAAGGAATTAGaagacttgaaaaaaaaaaaaaacttgccgACAGTGAAGACAGAGTGCGCGAGGAGGACATGGTTCTTGTAAGCAATTAGTGAACAATCACATAAAGAGCGCAAGGCGGACGTAGGTTAGACATACAAATGGAGAATTAATTAAGCGAAACGAAGATCTGGTAATTAAATCAGTTAAGTATTGATCAGTTCCTTCTCTGTCATGGAAAATACTTTGCAGTTGGCAGGCGCTCTACTGTTATGTATTGAAAGAAAAGAGCCGGACCACACTTGACCTGATGAGTGTGGTGCGGTCGTGGGAACGCGAGTCTGCCATTAAGTGATTAATTCTGATACTGGTACATGTTTCCAATGGGTGCTATTGAAGGCACCGCCATGAGCTCAGACTGTTGGCCGGCGGCCGCAACTCTCCGTTTGTTTTTCATGTGCAGCGGCACCAGGAAGTCAACCAAATGAAGACAATACCAGCTGCTTTAAAGAGATGGGCCCTCTGGCCATGCGTCGCCGCTTTGGTCGCATCATCTTATGACGATCGAGCGGCCAGCTGCTTGGTATTTCTCTCTGTATTTTTCTCAAAGCATGCCTGGCAACAACATTAATTTGTTCATGTTCAAAACTGACAATGATTACACATGATTGCAATTCTCCTGTCCATTTGCGATGAGGAGAATCTAAATGGTGGAGGTTTTATTGCCGGAAAAAGGGCATCACCGGCCATCGTAACCGGTGAACAGAGGGAGAAATATCGGAAACTTTTGTGGGCAGATTGTCAAAGCCCCCGAATCTTAAAGATCTGAAATCACCTCAGATCTAAGATAAGAAGGAACGAAATTCAAATTGGCCAAGTcaatctttcttcttgtttgtgaTCATTTTGAATGAATAAGTTTAGAACTTTTTTTTCCGGAGTTCACGTGAGAATCAATCCTTGAGATGGATGTAGGAATTCTGGACCACACGCTTCTGCTCAAAGGGCACGTCTACTCGCACCGTACTCGGCTGACAGATCCGCGGCAGCTGGGTTGTAATGCTAGACTGGGAACTTCCCCTCGGAGAAGCTCAGTTGCTCGAGAGCAACCTTCACGAATTAACTGTAAGTTTCAATTGAACACGGGTAATGGAAAGAACCATaattcttcctcttttgtctcGCCCTccatgtttgaaaaatgttttactCTATTTGCTTCTATATCAAATTCCTTCGTCATTGAATTTTCCTTCAAGTCTCCATCTAATTCTCGAGCATCTGAGCTCCAGCATGACAGTCGTCCACAGAATAAGTTCCTGATCCTCTGCCGTTGCATGGGTGCTCGTAAAAATGTTGGAGTTCGTGATATTTGTCCTTGAACATAAACTACAAACAAGGAACAAAGTCATATATGTTCATCTGCATAAAGGGTGAACATGTTATTTTCTTGCTCCGCCTgtttatatgaatacaaatggaaATGATCTCTTGTTCAGCTATTTTGGTCAATGAGCAGATTGTAGAAGAGCTTTGAGAAAGCCCAATAAAATTAACCAGTATATATGCTATTCCGCTTGGTATTTAAACTAAATCCTGAATGCTTCCAAAATTGAGATCAAGCCACTTGATGTTATAAATTTGCAAAATAAGAACCACAGGAAAGTGAATGATGATCATGGTGGCATTTCTTACTGGTAATTGAAAGCACGGGAGGCATGATATCCACTCATGTTATTACTGGAATCATCagtaaaaatacaaaaagtatTATGAGGTCTTTCTGTTTCCAACAGTTTGCATCTAACTAAGAGAAGTATGAGAAGAACTTCAactaacaagaagaagaaggggaacaAATATAACAAAATTGCGAAATGGAAAAATCACCACTGAAGGTGAGCCGACCTGGAGGCCTTAAATCAAGTCTCAATCCTGTCATTCTGTCGTCTTGAGCTTAGTGGCCAAAGCTCCCTGTTGTGGAAACAGACGGAAGCCAAGTTTCCGGCTGCCCAGGCAAACTGGGTAGGCGCTACGCAACTCACAGCCTGAAAATACGGAACAGACGCGCGCAGCCGCCGGTCTTCGGCCCGTTCCTCAGCCGCTGGAATCTCCTTCTTCGGTGTGGCGGCCATGGCATCCTGCTGAGCACCACTCGGGGAAGCCTCCTTAGCGACCGCGCCTTCACGGAGATGGCCCCGCCAAGGCCAAAGAGAAGGAGCTTCAGTCGCTCCCTGATCCCCTTCTTCCGGTGGAACCTGTAACTTCTAAGGAACACCCTCCGCTTCTCGAGGTAGCAGCCACCGTGGAACCAGTTATCCGTGACCGCCTCCTCGTCGGAGCCCGGCCTACCGCCCATCCCATACCCCCCGGCCGTTGGGCCGTAGAAGCGTCACGTTTCCAGCATCATCCATCcccaatgtgtgtgtgtgtgtgtgtgagagagagagagagagagagagaatgaggtGGGTCGATCACCTGGTCCGCCCCTGTGTTCTCTACTTGAGCTCGCAATGGCGATGGTAACCGTTGGAGTTGCGCTAGAGAGTCGGAGGGCGGGTTGCCAGACATACCCATGTGTTTTCTGCAAACGGTGTCCTGTTTCGGCGGCCTTCGCCTGTCCTTTCTTTGTTAAAGGAGGGGCATTAGGGGAAGATGTCATCGTCGTGCCAGTGGGGactaaaagaaaaggggaaggaggaaagggTGTTGTTTCAGTGGTGTCGCAGGAGGAGTCAGATGAATAAAACCTCTGATAGCcgttagagagagagaacttgttACTTTTTAACTCTTCTTATCAATGCTGAGAGCAATGGGAAATGAATGGCTGGTTCCTGAGTATGACCAGAATTGGAATATCAGATGAGTGTTTAATGGGTATTATAATTTCTGCTTCAGTAAAGATGAACTTTTAAAGTATATCGATTCATTAAAGCATTGATAGAGTACCCTGATCAATCGATTTTCTGCCAGTTCTAAAGAAGTCCAACTTTTTCTTAGGTGTGGATCAAGGAATGTAATCTCTCCCctaaaaaaaggaggaggaaaacaTTAAGAAGGGCAGGAATTGACACAATGCACATTAAATTCCGCAGTTGGCATTGGGATTTCAAATTAGTTTCGATTAGGGAGCATTTGATGGTCTTCAAAATTTGTTCCAAGtccaaaaatttttagaagaGTAAGTCGTCGGGCTTAAATTGAGGATAGAgcttaaaaaattatacattttagGGTGAAAAAATTACTGTCATCCACCTAGTGAAGCCAGAAGTTTTTCTTGAGGAGAGtactaattcaataactttaatgtTTTTAGGGGTATATttatacaataaaatatatcaaatcatgaacataaaaatgaataaacttTGTAAAGCTGGTGGTGGCTCTGCCATTGCTATCATCCCTACAGTTTTAAGCAAGGTGCGACACGTAACCTTGGCCTGATGCGTGTACAAAAATCAGTATTTCTAAAAAGGACAAGGAATGACAAAGCTACATGACCTCACTTTGCTTCTGTATTTTCATAGGACAGTGGGGAAGATTGCCCAGTGAGTGGTTTTAGGGGAAGTTGCAGTAGAAGCACCAATAcactgttttataaatctgacTGAAAAGATACTGAAACTTTTGCTATAAtctttaaaacaaattcatgaaatatttgttAATGTTTGAGTTGTCAAACAATATTCCCCTTATTGACATGAAAGATTGCCTTCCATCAAGACAACATAGACGCGAGCAAGCAGCCCAATAAGTTGGTAGTATGGATCAAACGCCCAACACTGAAAAGAAAGGGGATGCTTGTTAATCactcttttttgaaaataatttttttcttgaccACATTTGTCATAGCCCAAAGAGTTTGGAATAATGGGTCGAAGCAGGGATTGATAGAAGGCCTAGTTCGATTTATGTAACTGTCAACTCTCCATGCAAGTCGATGCAGCTCTAAACctaaagaaaatgagaacaacTTGTCAATTTGTTAACTCCTGCATGTTGAGCTGCTTGTTTAGTCCCATCATTTTATAATTAATCTTTTTCTGCACGAATAGATAGGCAAGTTTTTGATTCCGCACGGCAGAAATCCATGTTTCTAAAACTAAGGCACTGCTGATGCAAATTAAGAAGGTGCACAATTTTAACAGCTTCtgtaaaacatttaaaaaaattctcgAAGAAAGGTCTTGTCATAAGGATACAAAGGGGAAATGCAGTTGATAGGGTCGCTAGCCAACCGCTAGTCATAAGTTCAAAGCCCCATTAGCGACTAATGAAAGATTTTTGTGATTCAAGAGGCTTTATATTTAAGTTTGCTATTCAATCAGGAAGtggtttacatataaaatgtttTCAGCACAATTGCATAACTTTCTTGCCttaaaaaagcaagaaaagaaaaattggtcCACACCCAACTGTGGAAGACTGAACTTACAATCAATGTTTAACAAATCATATTCTTAAATGGATTTGACATGGGCCTTCTCTTTGTTCTCGTTCGGCCATCCTTCAAGATTCTAGCACATTATATTTTTGTATAGCTCATTGTGAACAAGCATGGGAGGATCCCCCACAATTACTTCTTCATTTATTACAGGAGATGCCGTA includes:
- the LOC116268367 gene encoding uncharacterized protein LOC116268367 isoform X2, with product MEHFINDSESNKMTPHKSDGVNSRESTHLSELPWLAHWKPSSTENGSQDISKLPTPSGRSKQTSVENLPQGPHCSKSGTCEADRPASKDDEQDIQKDEEEFVELRPSLLLPGECIVARSIKSKGMEKLCDLVGRGPKTTTLPPQPKLLLVNQSPAFKQPRDSDGQRKISTHGVSPLLFPSSTANFVFLDTQPPMLYKVLKGCQKTTDPGAASSASSPPHATDTSFGTIAACKTKTWPLAVRECSGQESNVSKACNGQFEDLEDQSSQVLKAKHESENYNMSDSKLDSKDGKSQCNFTETHSSHISCTHSALCKNKQCDCENKQCQHGCCFTFLDSGKRICTAATANEGNSGTEKKFTSPILGDFLFSRGEGKLKLNFSDMEFTAGKTSMPKDAKIAELPDTTVSNALPACSLHGLETVRVCTTVDKVEGVPGGPSKFSKTTHHFLITKKTDMAFSKEDRLIKRSSVDAKIDQNSFLRLFGVSPAFCPCDRKDTRMKLTSCRAARAGLLNEDTHGHCYRSSDIAAETSTIQQARASYLKSMNNNEVHTETSGFEASLGQTPSQLVSKDNFAWKRNAASVEEMACLVHCTAQASSVNVKHESSSETEPLDLNLVMSKGFGKGLALTAVNKDNVEAGTSCDPLERTTFPRKKPSKSNVSPSCSAMHACEDRKEMCASRTQSLDAEDLPAHADQPDPSQSDFSHPDQRPSSRWVKRLKRSHLEAFGTKRSVDGDISSHDKKIKLFSKVFNYGRSISKSELSTACIEKQQHQLVETVILPRHRRSAVDLMRESKDILSDPWIQRWRSAKGGGIQIGSAEVICEPECSKVSIIELQGKEFPSLGAMALMGKALTNFRPCEFRRMGPFVVWKTKSY
- the LOC116268367 gene encoding uncharacterized protein LOC116268367 isoform X1; the protein is MEHFINDSESNKMTPHKSDGVNSRESTHLSELPWLAHWKPSSTENGSQDISKLPTPSGRSKQTSVENLPQGPHCSKSGTCEADRPASKDDEQDIQKDEEEFVELRPSLLLPGECIVARSIKSKGMEKLCDLVGRGPKTTTLPPQPKLLLVNQSPAFKQPRDSDGQRKISTHGVSPLLFPSSTANFVFLDTQPPMLYKVLKGCQKTTDPGAASSASSPPHATDTSFGTIAACKTKTWPLAVRECSGQESNVSKACNGQFEDLEDQSSQVLKAKHESENYNMSDSKLDRYEFIESASVGPKHGKPEFKCNTSSLRPSICSKDGKSQCNFTETHSSHISCTHSALCKNKQCDCENKQCQHGCCFTFLDSGKRICTAATANEGNSGTEKKFTSPILGDFLFSRGEGKLKLNFSDMEFTAGKTSMPKDAKIAELPDTTVSNALPACSLHGLETVRVCTTVDKVEGVPGGPSKFSKTTHHFLITKKTDMAFSKEDRLIKRSSVDAKIDQNSFLRLFGVSPAFCPCDRKDTRMKLTSCRAARAGLLNEDTHGHCYRSSDIAAETSTIQQARASYLKSMNNNEVHTETSGFEASLGQTPSQLVSKDNFAWKRNAASVEEMACLVHCTAQASSVNVKHESSSETEPLDLNLVMSKGFGKGLALTAVNKDNVEAGTSCDPLERTTFPRKKPSKSNVSPSCSAMHACEDRKEMCASRTQSLDAEDLPAHADQPDPSQSDFSHPDQRPSSRWVKRLKRSHLEAFGTKRSVDGDISSHDKKIKLFSKVFNYGRSISKSELSTACIEKQQHQLVETVILPRHRRSAVDLMRESKDILSDPWIQRWRSAKGGGIQIGSAEVICEPECSKVSIIELQGKEFPSLGAMALMGKALTNFRPCEFRRMGPFVVWKTKSY